The DNA region GGTTTTGTTTATCGCCAGTAGTTTTAGAAAAAGGTTTTTGAAGAGTGACCACGTCACAATCGTTCGTGatcataatatttatatgtatggGTGTAGCAATTAGGTGTTCTGTAATGACAGATCCTCAGGACTAAAACTTCtctaagtattaaaaaaatagatatAATTATAACAGATCTGCTTCACATGTATCAGCTAGGCcaattattttagtttataatacTATTAACAATCAGAAACGAGTTAGATTTGAACaagattatttattgataatttagGAGTTTTACAAACAAACAACAAATCATAtttctaatattaaaaaaacaagGTAAGCTAAGATAATAATTAACAACAAAAAGTAAACAGAACACGCTATCCTACGTCTACCTTGCACGACAGTTGTCAGTCAAGAGGGAGCAGGTTTCCTCCCACCACCCTTTTATACTGTCAACTGTCATACCCCTACTACAACTTAAATTTAAGACTCCTAACACGGCCTCTCCTGATACCCTGACGTCCCCGTCGGGTTAAAACACTCAGTCGTGTATTTCAATTATAGTGTCGCTTCGTGGAGATTCCACTTCCGGGTTATGCGGTTCAGTGGAAGGCCCTGGCACTGGCTCGTCTGCTGATACAGTTTCAGGTTGAAGCTGATCTGGCCGCATTAGCTCTGCGTCATCATACTCTGAGTTAACATCTCCTTAAACAAAACATAcaagtaaattataaatttaatgtaaAGTGCTAGCCACATTACTAGCACCATACGGTTTTAGTGTGATTAGTTGAGTTAGTTAATCATAAATCTAAATCATATTTGAATGTTCGTATCCCAAAGTAAAACCAAAAGTAGTCGCGTTATTTGGACTACTTACTAATTGTAACTATTAAACAAAATAGAACACATACTGGGAGCTACGTACATTAAAATATGTGAAAATAACTAACGAAGCATGCGTAATAAAAACACCGTGTGAGCACATTGTACGGTGACTGATCGGTTTGCAAAGCCGATCAGATTTAGAGGTCACGGGTATACATAATAGCGTACCACTACGACAGACGGAGGTCATGGGTAAACCTATCGGTGTaccacatagacagacagaggTCATGGGTAAGCCTATCGGTGTaccacatagacagacagaggTCGAGTGTGCATTGCACAACGTCGACAGAAAGGAATCCACAACAGATACACTGTTTCCTGGATTCGATAGCGTGAAGACTCACCCTCAAAAAAACCAGAACATGATTCGGGAGTCCATTCACCCATCCAAGGAACCATGTATTGAGCAGCAGCATAGGTTGTTTTCCCGTACGAAGCAGCTAAAAGTTTCAACTCGTAGCGATCGTGAGGAAGTACTCGCACCACTCGATATGGACCACGCATTCCGTGGTCAAGTTTTCCTTTAGATTGGGCGTACTTTATCACAAAAACAACATCACCTTGGATTTCTACTAGCTTTAGGATCAGGGGAATTGATTTTATTAGGATTCTGCTCGGCGGATCCTGACTCAGAAGGTTTTGACTGTTTAGGGCACGACGCTTGCCTATGACCAAACTCACCGCAATTGTAACATTTTGGTCCTTGTGACGCACTCTTAAATCCATGGGCTTTCACAATACCATCACGTTTAAAAGTACCTTGGCGACCGGCGCGGTTATTAGACGTTGACGGTTTTATAAAAGCAGATAAATAGTTTACTAAATCGGCAGGTTTTAAGTTTGCGTTTGTTGCGGCTGCTTTTATTTGAGGGTCATTAATACCACGCAAAACAATTTCCGTAATCAAATCATCACTGAGGCCCTTTACTATACGCAACCGCAACAGCGTCCGGCGTGCATATTCGGCATAGGTACGAAATTTATCAGAGTTACTGGACATGACCTCAAACAATATACCGGCTGAAtcgatttttttaacacacaaagatttaaaatcgtttttaaaATTGGTCCATGTTCGGTCGTTAGAAACCCACTCGTTAAGCCATGATTTAGCATCACCCTTTAAACAGTTCCCTATACGCGAGAGACATTCACGATCATTCCATTTGTTTACAAGTTTAGCCCGATCAACCTCACTAAACCAAGAGTCCACATCGTGGATACTGGGATCAAAATTCGAAACATAATACCGGTCTACGCTTACTGACTTTAATGATTGAATTGCTTCTACTATTTGGTTTGTAACTGGTTCACTCAAGGGTTCTGTAGACACTGACACTTCCTTATGCGCACGCTTTTCTAACGCGTCCAATCGTGACATCAAAGAATTCAATGACTCATTATTTGTTTTCGTTGGTGTCACGGGGGGCGTGTACGCCGATCGACATCTCTCACCACTGTTGGCTTTTTTTGTACACGAGTAAGACGCACGTGACAGTGAGCGTTCATCACGAGAACGGTGGCTTCGCGAACTCGACCGATGGTGACGCAAACGTTTAGCATACGGCAAAGGAGTACGTGAGATACTACGCGAACGCCGATTATTAGAACATCTATCTCGAGATTCTCGAGAACGTCGTTTCCGTGAGCGCTGATTACGCGGCGAGTCACTACGCGAATGATTACGCGAACACCGGCCCCTTGAACGCCTATCCCTAGAACGTCGGTTTCGCGAGCGATGGCGAGGCGAGTAACTACGTGAATGACTACGCGAGTGTCGGGTATGTGATGAACGATCACGCGAATAACTACCAGAGTCTTCAATCGAAGCCTGTCGTCCACGAGAATGTTGATTGCGCATACGTCGATCGCGCGATTCAGGTGAGCGTCTATTACGCGAACGTGAGCGATTGGTACCACCCATCGTCCACAAct from Leguminivora glycinivorella isolate SPB_JAAS2020 chromosome 14, LegGlyc_1.1, whole genome shotgun sequence includes:
- the LOC125233080 gene encoding uncharacterized protein LOC125233080, with the translated sequence MDLRVRHKDQNVTIAVSLVIGKRRALNSQNLLSQDPPSRILIKSIPLILKLVEIQGDVVFVIKYAQSKGKLDHGMRGPYRVVRVLPHDRYELKLLAASYGKTTYAAAQYMVPWMGEWTPESCSGFFEGDVNSEYDDAELMRPDQLQPETVSADEPVPGPSTEPHNPEVESPRSDTIIEIHD